The following are encoded together in the Ictalurus punctatus breed USDA103 chromosome 1, Coco_2.0, whole genome shotgun sequence genome:
- the nanog gene encoding homeobox protein NANOG yields MADWKVPVSYNYSPSYHAYAYGLVYQQTPEQTHANVSWAEAAYGSSVGMAGGYYTSQPPPSSQTPPGSPEYNNPASEGHYPGAVVYYADAKAHTQTGRLFLAHNRVQFDQRSKEQERAGSDTPSDSESHTPDSWSSGSSREGSAAQVDLDHHDWIKKEQAHEPDSGGLDANEVASNSLSAASEGPECLTVERDGGLPAASQEAAPQQQTRKAKARTAFSEEQMSALNDRFNVQRYLTPAEMKTLAGLTGLTYKQVKTWFQNRRMKLKRHQKDSSWVSERYITAGIPNGQTTHAQFQVDAPMLTQDLYNNPQFRDAVFKKSPPQTSFYLNYSLPRSPSQISTGRQGSWRLPPAVQHYEFLNPSSYVPVGGDAGTGDVGTVDPGSSPTQMATAHNATQWSS; encoded by the exons ATGGCGGATTGGAAGGTCCCAGTGAGCTACAACTACAGTCCGTCATACCATGCTTACGCGTATGGGTTAGTGTACCAGCAAACCCCTGAGCAGACCCATGCTAATGTGAGTTGGGCTGAGGCTGCTTATGGGTCTTCTGTAGGGATGGCAGGGGGTTACTACACCTCACAGCCGCCGCCGTCTTCTCAAACTCCACCCGGGAGTCCGGAATACAACAACCCGGCCTCTGAAGGCCATTACCCGGGTGCAGTCGTGTACTACGCGGACGCGAAGGCGCACACACAGACCGGTCGTCTTTTCCTCGCGCACAACCGGGTCCAGTTTGACCAAAGGAGCAAGGAGCAGGAGCGAGCAGGGAGTGACACGCCGAGCGACTCCGAGTCCCACACACCAG ACTCTTGGAGCTCGGGTAGCAGTCGGGAAGGCAGCGCAGCTCAAGTGGATCTGGATCACCACGACTGGATTAAAAAAGAGCAGGCGCACGAGCCCGACAGCGGCGGCCTCGACGCAAACGAGGTCGCATCCAACTCTCTGTCCGCGGCCTCGGAGGGTCCGGAGTGTCTGACCGTGGAGAGAGACGGGGGATTGCCGGCAGCGTCTCAGGAGGCCGCGCCGCAGCAGCAGACGCGCAAGGCGAAAGCGCGCACCGCCTTTTCCGAGGAGCAGATGAGCGCGCTGAACGACCGCTTCAACGTGCAGAGATACCTCACCCCTGCAGAGATGAAGACTCTAGCAGGACTCACCGGGCTCACCtacaaacag GTGAAAACCTGGTTTCAGAACCGCAGAATGAAGCTAAAGAGGCACCAGAAAGATAGTAGCTGGGTCTCGGAGAGGTACATCACAGCTGGGATCCCAAATGGACAGACGACCCATGCTCAG TTCCAGGTAGATGCACCAATGCTAACCCAAGATCTTTATAACAACCCACAGTTTAGAGATGCTGTATTCAAGAAGAGCCCTCCACAGACCTCCTTTTACCTCAACTACTCTCTGCCCCGGTCTCCTTCCCAGATCTCAACCGGTCGTCAGGGAAGTTGGCGTCTGCCCCCAGCTGTGCAGCACTACGAATTCCTCAATCCTTCCAGCTATGTGCCAGTTGGTGGGGATGCTGGTACTGGCGACGTTGGCACTGTTGATCCAGGCAGCAGCCCTACGCAGATGGCCACAGCACACAACGCAACACAGTGGTCATCTTGA
- the tm9sf1 gene encoding transmembrane 9 superfamily member 1 — translation MATPGWILGSRLPLLCLLFLQLAWTATYKEGDPVMLYVNKVGPYHNPQETYHYYTLPVCRPKEVRHKALSLGEVLDGDRMAESLYNIRFRENTERQTLCQLTLSEKDVDQLREAIEELYYFEFVLDDIPIWGFVGYMEESGFLPHSHKVGLWTHLDFNIEYNGNSVIFANVSVKDVKPVPLEEGGHDGVDGNSGGLSVTHTYSVHWFESHLPPSRRAERLRDYSFFPKTLEIHWLSIINSLVLVVLLLGFVIIILMRVLKNDFARYNVEEDGSCDDLDQGDNGWKIIHTDVFRFPSNKSLLCAVLGVGAQFLTLATGIIIMALLGMFNVHRHGAINSAAIVLYALTSCVSGYCSCSFYTQIHGHRWVWNIILTSTLFSAPLFLTWSVVNSVHWWSGSTQALPASTVLLLLGAWVLVGFPLTVIGGIVGKNRAGSFQAPCRTRNIPRQIPEQRWYKHTAVHMAIGGFLPFSAISVELYYIFATVWGREQYTLYGILLCVFAILLSVGACISVALTYFLLSGEDYRWWWRSILSTGSTGLFIFVYSLFYYWNRSSMSGLVQSMEFFGYSLLTAFVFSLMLGTVSFWASLAFIRYIYRSLKMD, via the exons ATGGCGACTCCAGGCTGGATCCTGGGCTCTCGGCTACCTCTTCTGTGCCTTCTGTTCCTACAACTTGCCTGGACAGCCACTTACAAGGAAGGCGATCCCGTCATGCTTTACGTGAATAAAGTAGGGCCTTACCATAACCCCCAGGAAACCTACCATTATTATACCCTCCCTGTCTGCAGACCCAAAGAG GTGCGCCATAAAGCCTTAAGTCTGGGAGAGGTTTTGGATGGCGACAGGATGGCAGAGTCTTTATACAACATCCGCTTCAGGGAGAACACTGAAAGACAAACACTTTGTCAGCTCACGCTGTCCGAGAAAGAT GTGGATCAGTTGAGAGAAGCAATCGAAGAGCTGTATTACTTTGAATTTGTCCTGGATGATATTCCAATCTGGGGCTTTGTGGGATATATGGAGGAAAGTGGTTTCCTGCCTCACAGTCACAAG GTTGGGTTGTGGACCCACTTGGACTTCAATATTGAGTACAATGGCAACTCTGTGATCTTTGCCAACGTGTCTGTTAAAGACGTGAAGCCGGTGCCTCTGGAGGAGGGCGGACATGACGGGGTAGACGGCAATAGTGGAGGTCTCTCGGTGACCCACACCTACAGCGTCCACTGGTTCGAGAGCCACTTGCCCCCATCGCGCAGAGCCGAGCGCCTCCGGGACTACTCCTTCTTCCCGAAGACTCTGGAGATCCACTGGCTGTCAATCATCAACTCGTTGGTGCTGGTGGTGCTGCTGCTAGGCTTCGTTATCATCATCCTTATGAGGGTGTTAAAGAACGACTTTGCCAG ATATAACGTAGAAGAAGATGGGAGCTGCGACGATCTGGATCAGGGTGATAACGGCTGGAAGATCATTCACACAGATGTCTTTCGATTTCCATCAAACAAAAGCTTGCTGTGCGCCGTGCTTGGAGTAGGAGCTCAGTTTCTTACTTTGGCCACTG GAATCATCATCATGGCATTGCTCGGGATGTTTAACGTTCATCGGCATGGAGCCATAAACTCTGCAGCGATCGTACTGTATGCGCTGACTAGCTGTGTGTCGGGATACTGCTCGTGTAGCTTCTACACCCAGATCCATGGCCACCGCTGGGTTTGGAACATCATCCTCACCTCCACCCTTTTCTCCG cccCTCTCTTTCTGACCTGGAGTGTAGTAAACTCTGTACACTGGTGGAGTGGTTCCACACAGGCACTCCCCGCATCTACAGTGCTCCTGTTGCTAGGGGCATGGGTGCTAGTGGGTTTTCCCCTTACAGTCATTGGGGGAATTGTGGGGAAGAACCGGGCCGGCAGCTTTCAGGCTCCGTGTCGCACACGCAACATTCCCCGCCAGATCCCAGAGCAGCGCTGGTACAAACACACAGCCGTGCACATGGCCATCGGAGGATTCCTGCCTTTCAG TGCCATCTCAGTGGAGCTCTACTACATATTTGCGACCGTGTGGGGTCGGGAGCAGTACACGCTTTACGGCATCCTGCTCTGCGTCTTTGCCATCCTGCTGTCTGTGGGAGCCTGCATCTCTGTGGCGCTCACCTACTTCCTGCTTTCGGGCGAAGATTACCGCTGGTGGTGGCGAAGCATCCTGAGTACGGGATCCACCGGCCTATTCATATTTGTCTACTCGCTTTTCTACTATTGGAATCGGTCGAGCATGAGCGGTCTAGTGCAGAGCATGGAGTTCTTCGGCTATTCCTTACTCACCGCGTTCGTGTTCTCACTCATGCTCGGGACTGTTTCGTTCTGGGCCTCGCTGGCATTTATCCGTTACATCTATCGCAGCCTGAAGATGGACTGA